The genome window AAATGAGCTACAAAAATAGCAGGAACACTTCCGGTGAGGTTTCCGAGTGTCCCTGCATCATTCTAGTCAACCGATCGCGTGGCAACACGACGATCGTTCAGGATTTCCGTAAATGTTTGCAATCCTAGGTCTGCTTTGTTGCAATCCTAGGCCGGTTTTGGGTGTGCCTTGAAATTAACCTCTTGAAATTAACCTAAGGTATGGCTCAAAAAGATGGGTAATAAGATGGCCGCTCCTTTGGGTAAGGAAATCAGGCCGACGGTAATCAAGATCTTGCGCAGAATGGAATACACGATCGTCAGCGCGATGGAACCCAGGATGGCGCTGATAATGCCATTGCGAAGACGGAAGCCTTCGATAAGCCATGCGGCTAAGCCAAAAATGATGATGTTAATGATCAGGGAAACTGGCGAGAAGATAATGGTGAAGTTCAAAAGATTTTCTAAGGGCTGAGACAGCGCATTGAGAATTCCGAACACCACAGCGGCGGCCAATGCTTTTTCCGGGCTATCGATCTCAACCCCGATCGGCAATTTTGAAATGAGGTAGAAGCTGATCGCCATAACAACGATCGTGACCAAAATTGTAATCAGCCAACCCATATACTGAGTCTCCTAACAGGTAAATGTCTTGAAAACTGGAATATTCTTAGAATCAAGGCATTTGCCGCCAAGTCGATTTTTTTTCCAGTTAAATTCAGGATTTACCCCGTTTCCCCAGAGAAAAAGGCCAAAAGTCAACAGTTTTACTTCATAAACCTCAATCCCAATCAACCTCAATCCCAGCAGTTGCTCATACAAACAGTTGCTCGTACAAACAGTTGCTCGTACAAACAGTTGCTCGTACAAACAGTTGCTCATCTAAATCAACTGCTCATCTAAATCAATTGCTAGCCGGGGGTGGGGCTCCATTGGAGGGACTGACTGGGGATCCGATCGCCGGTGAATTAGGCACTGCACCAGGTAAACCCGTATTGGGATCGATCGGAGTTGTGGAACTATTAGGAAACAGTAAACTGCCGGGTTGTCCAGTCGGCTGCATTCCAGGCTGAACACCGGGCTGCATTCCAGGTTGCACACCCGGTTGAATACCGGGCTGGATACCGGGCTGGATACCAGGTTGCATTCCAGGCTGAGCCCCCGGTTGCAGCAGCGGATCCGTCATACCACCGGGAAAGGGAGTAATCGAAGGAAAGGGCGTCGGGTTGGTTAAGCCAGGGGTTACGGAGGGAGCTGTGATGGGGGTTGTTGTCGCTAGGGCCACCCGATCGCCCCCCACAGCCCGCAACGTATCCAACACTTGGATCACATTGTCGTAAAAAGCGTTGGGGGAGGCATTTAGCACTAGGACACCATTGGGATTTTTCTCCCGATAGGTTTTCAGCATTTGCTCTAGTTGAGAGCGATCGATCTG of Alkalinema sp. FACHB-956 contains these proteins:
- a CDS encoding phage holin family protein — protein: MGWLITILVTIVVMAISFYLISKLPIGVEIDSPEKALAAAVVFGILNALSQPLENLLNFTIIFSPVSLIINIIIFGLAAWLIEGFRLRNGIISAILGSIALTIVYSILRKILITVGLISLPKGAAILLPIFLSHTLG
- a CDS encoding biopolymer transporter ExbD, with protein sequence MKINLDSPTDEAQVQILPLIDVIFCILTFFILAVLQFQRPQGINLNLPQSKTSTVQPLEKLVVTLTQDGVLYVDKTQIDRSQLEQMLKTYREKNPNGVLVLNASPNAFYDNVIQVLDTLRAVGGDRVALATTTPITAPSVTPGLTNPTPFPSITPFPGGMTDPLLQPGAQPGMQPGIQPGIQPGIQPGVQPGMQPGVQPGMQPTGQPGSLLFPNSSTTPIDPNTGLPGAVPNSPAIGSPVSPSNGAPPPASN